In one Corallococcus sp. EGB genomic region, the following are encoded:
- a CDS encoding gluconate 2-dehydrogenase subunit 3 family protein gives MARARSLPPKLSRRTFIQRLTFFGGGVVLLGGAACKRSKEAEAPKPAEPTGTTATGQALRTFSAFEYAVVAAATERLIPRDEDPGAQDADVALYIDHILETQGLESMHRDFLQGLSALEHRAQRMFQKGFAQATPAQQDELLTLFKDSPAGSGEAHFFELLMTLSLEGFLGDPSYGGNKGRVGWRLMGFDTVGTIAMAPPEGYDGPKCLRECGGHHP, from the coding sequence ATGGCTCGCGCGCGTTCGCTCCCCCCGAAGCTGTCCCGGCGCACCTTCATCCAGCGGCTCACCTTCTTCGGCGGTGGCGTGGTGCTGCTGGGCGGCGCCGCGTGTAAACGTTCGAAGGAGGCGGAAGCGCCCAAGCCCGCCGAGCCCACCGGCACCACCGCCACCGGGCAGGCGCTGCGCACCTTCTCCGCCTTCGAGTACGCCGTCGTCGCCGCGGCCACCGAGCGGCTCATCCCCCGCGACGAGGACCCGGGCGCCCAGGACGCGGACGTGGCGCTCTACATCGACCACATCCTGGAGACGCAGGGCCTGGAGTCCATGCACCGCGACTTCCTGCAAGGCCTGTCCGCGCTGGAGCACCGCGCGCAGCGCATGTTCCAGAAGGGCTTCGCGCAGGCCACGCCCGCCCAACAGGACGAGCTGCTCACCCTCTTCAAGGACAGCCCGGCCGGCAGCGGCGAGGCCCACTTCTTCGAGCTGCTGATGACGCTCAGCCTGGAGGGCTTCCTGGGCGACCCGTCCTACGGCGGCAACAAGGGCCGCGTGGGCTGGCGCCTGATGGGCTTCGACACCGTGGGCACCATCGCCATGGCGCCCCCGGAGGGCTACGACGGACCCAAGTGCCTGCGCGAGTGCGGAGGTCACCACCCGTGA